The following nucleotide sequence is from Cytophagia bacterium CHB2.
CCCTTTTCTGGCTCGTTTGCCATTCCGATTTCGGAATACTGTTCACGAAAGCCGCTTCTTTTTCCTGTAAAGCCTTTTGCAACCGCAGAACCTCGGCTTTGGGAACGCTTTCTCGCAACCGCGCTTCTTTGCTCTGCAATTCCTGCTGCACGCGTTCCAATTCGGCTTTGGGTACGGCATTCTTGAGTTGCTCTTCTTGCCGCCGCAATTCGCGCCGCAGGTTTTCAGCTTGCCGCGGAGTAATGAAAAGATCCTCACGCTTGAATTCCTGCACCGGGTTTGTCGGCCGCTTGCTCCAGGCTTCCAGATGCTCGAGGTATTCCCCGACTTGATAGGCCAGGGCGCGCAACCCGGGCTCGCTCAAATCATAGGCAATACAGCGGTAGTTGTGAATGTCGAAGGGCAGCTCTTGTCCCTTCTGCACGATCATGATGGTTTTGTTCGCAACCGCGTGCGCCACGCCCAATTCATAAAACACGTTGGGGTTCCAATCGGTCAAATCCGCGATGATGGCGTCGCTGCTGAAAATGTATTCGATAATATCGCGGTGGATATTGAACGGCCCGATCAACTCATCCGCGCGCACGGCCTTGAAGCCGGCTTTGTCGCACGCGGTTTTGATGGCCTCGGTGTAAACCGTTTTCAGCTCTTTACGAAACGGCATGAGCACGAAGCAGAGTTTTCCGTCGTTGAAAGGCACGTTTCCGCCCCTTGGGTTAATTCGTGGGATATTCAATAATCATGCTCAATGCGCGCTGCTTGGCGTGTTGGGCTTCGCGCCCGGTTTCGTGTGCGATCACCACCGGCAGCTTTTGCTTTTTGAGCTTTGCCAATACGGCCGCCAGCAGCGTTTGCGGAAAGCCGCAGCCGCAGGCAAAGCCGCGCCAATTCTGGTTTAAGCGCAAACCCGCGGCTGGGGACAAAACTTCCGCGCTCGCGTCGAAGGCTTCGTAGTAGCGGCCGATCTGCACGATTACGACATGCTGTTTGAACGCCTGCTTGAGCCAGAGCACTTGCATTCTCAACCTCGATTTGCGGCGCAGCGGCTCGTCGCGGCGCGCGGCTTTCCGCGAGGATACCACAAAAAAGCGTTCCAGCCAAGCGAATTTTTGCCAGAGCCTTCCCAGGCAACGCCGTGATTGCGCATGTTGAAAATGGGCGAGGGCGGAATTGAGCGTGGCGCGGCAGGCCTCCAACGTTTCCTCGTGAAAGCGATAAGCGTGATACCCCGGCGTTGCGGCGACGAGTTGCCGGCGCGCCTGCCGCAATTTTTCTTTCAAATTGCCGAGCACCCGGCGGCGCACCAGCATGTAACCCGGACGCACGATGAAGCCCGCGAAATCCACCCCGCCGCTCACCGGCGCGAGACGGGTCGCCCGGGAGTTGATCGCGAGCGCGAGATGTTCTGCCAAAAAGCGCGTAATCTCTGCTTGCCAGGCCCGCAGTTGCTCCAGGCTGGCGGCCAACAGAACGAAGTCATCGACGTAGCGCAAATAGTAACGGCACTTCAACTCGTGCTTGACAAATTGATCGAGGGCATTGAGATAAACATTGGCAAAAAACTGGCTGGTGAGATTGCCGATGGGCAGCCCGCAGAACGGTTGCGCATGAAAGAGTGACTTATGCGGCGGCAGAGCGAAGCGCAGGTTTTTGCGATCCTGCAATTCATAATTCAAGGTCGGATCATGAAAAACCACGGTGCGCAAAAGCCAAAGCAGCCCGGGATCCGGGCAGCGGTTGGCCAGCATTTCGAACAGCTTGCGCCGGTCGATGGTCATGAAAAAATTTTTAACGTCCATTTTCAGAAAATAGGCGCATCGCGCGCCGTTGCCGGTGATCTGGCGCAGGAAACGTTGCAAAGCCTTGGCCGCGGCGTGCGTGCCCTTGCCGGGACGGCAGGCATAAGAGTGATGAATGAACACGCGCTCCCACACCGGCGCGAGCGCAGCATAAACGAGATGGTGAACGATGCGATCACGAAATGCCGCGGCGAAGATTTCCCGCGCCTTCGGTTTTTTCGTGTAGAAGCAGATCGAAGCGCCGGGCTGATAACGCTGCTCCCGCAGCTCTGCCGCAAGCTGCACGAGGTTTTCCTCATGATTCAGCTCGAAGGCCAGCGCGCTCGGCTTGTTCCGCTTGGTGCGGCGGCAAGCCAGATACGCGCGGTACATCTGCGGGAATTCGAATAGCAACGATGATTCTCCTCAGCGAACTAACCGAACATAGTTATTGTTGTCCACGTGTTGATTGTTGCAATTACCGTTGTTGAAATTGGCAACCCAACACGACGACTCGCTTGCCCCGGCGCTTGCGGCCGTAGTCCCCGCCCCTCGTGGGCGGCTGCTTCTGCCACGGCGTTCTGTGGCTCAACAGTGCCCGGCAAGGAAGCAGGGCTACGAAACCCTCGTCCAATCCAGCCTCGCTTTCGCGAAAGTAGGATTGCCGGCTTGCGAATACCCCGGTGAAACGGGGTGG
It contains:
- a CDS encoding DUF1566 domain-containing protein, whose translation is MPFNDGKLCFVLMPFRKELKTVYTEAIKTACDKAGFKAVRADELIGPFNIHRDIIEYIFSSDAIIADLTDWNPNVFYELGVAHAVANKTIMIVQKGQELPFDIHNYRCIAYDLSEPGLRALAYQVGEYLEHLEAWSKRPTNPVQEFKREDLFITPRQAENLRRELRRQEEQLKNAVPKAELERVQQELQSKEARLRESVPKAEVLRLQKALQEKEAAFVNSIPKSEWQTSQKRAQELGQRNETLRRENEALRVQNAQPPAQGYDKRRVQLVVALLAVATIILATQVFKAAEPFSEKPSSAQRMAPLQSEEKKDNPAIMLRRSPWLRATPATLNGDQVKNMLGAKGFYDKNMNESGAGIKNDFELKVITGDSLVLDHETGLIWQQSGSLNYITYAAAEQFVRDVNNRGFGGFTNWRLLTLEEAMSLMEGEKKNGNLYIDPVFDRTQSWIWTSDKSSESSCWVA
- a CDS encoding reverse transcriptase; translation: MLFEFPQMYRAYLACRRTKRNKPSALAFELNHEENLVQLAAELREQRYQPGASICFYTKKPKAREIFAAAFRDRIVHHLVYAALAPVWERVFIHHSYACRPGKGTHAAAKALQRFLRQITGNGARCAYFLKMDVKNFFMTIDRRKLFEMLANRCPDPGLLWLLRTVVFHDPTLNYELQDRKNLRFALPPHKSLFHAQPFCGLPIGNLTSQFFANVYLNALDQFVKHELKCRYYLRYVDDFVLLAASLEQLRAWQAEITRFLAEHLALAINSRATRLAPVSGGVDFAGFIVRPGYMLVRRRVLGNLKEKLRQARRQLVAATPGYHAYRFHEETLEACRATLNSALAHFQHAQSRRCLGRLWQKFAWLERFFVVSSRKAARRDEPLRRKSRLRMQVLWLKQAFKQHVVIVQIGRYYEAFDASAEVLSPAAGLRLNQNWRGFACGCGFPQTLLAAVLAKLKKQKLPVVIAHETGREAQHAKQRALSMIIEYPTN